One segment of Ascidiaceihabitans donghaensis DNA contains the following:
- a CDS encoding flagellar hook protein FlgE — translation MTISSSLNAGVAGLQSNATRLASISDNIANSSTYGYKRVATDFQSMVISSAGGTYSAGGVRATAHRLIDERGPLVSTSNATDLAVRGRGMLPVAQASEVEVGNGSNQMFLTTTGSFRTDAEGYLRSQSGLVLLGWPALPDGSVPLYPRDTADGLEPIQINVNQFSGEPTTRIQLGINLPATETEPGAVGDIRETSVEYFDNLGTSENIAVTFTPTVPSGTASSNEWTMTLTDSAQPGVTIGEYTLTFDDTRTSGGTLASVATVGGVGGTYDPATGSFIVNVEGGPMEINIGQIGESDGLTQVSDDFAPVSIIKDGSPVGNMTSVEVDANGYVHAFFDTGITRTIYQVPLVDLPNPNGMVALDNQTYLPSPESGSYFLWDAGDGPTGDVVSFAREESATDVAGELTAMIQTQRAYSSNAKVIQTVDEMLQETTNIKR, via the coding sequence ATGACAATTTCCTCTTCTCTCAATGCAGGTGTGGCCGGGCTTCAATCAAATGCGACGCGGCTTGCGTCGATTTCAGACAACATCGCAAATTCGTCAACTTACGGATACAAACGGGTCGCAACAGATTTCCAGTCCATGGTTATTTCGTCCGCTGGTGGCACGTATTCCGCTGGCGGTGTTCGAGCAACCGCACACAGATTGATTGATGAACGCGGGCCTTTGGTGTCCACTTCCAACGCTACAGATTTGGCTGTTCGTGGACGGGGCATGTTGCCAGTCGCTCAAGCCTCCGAAGTCGAGGTTGGCAACGGTTCAAATCAGATGTTTCTGACGACAACCGGATCTTTCCGGACTGATGCAGAAGGGTATTTGCGGTCGCAATCCGGCCTGGTTTTATTGGGATGGCCAGCACTGCCCGATGGGTCCGTTCCACTTTACCCAAGAGATACAGCAGATGGTTTGGAACCCATCCAAATCAACGTCAACCAGTTCTCGGGTGAACCAACAACGCGCATTCAATTGGGCATCAATCTACCCGCCACGGAAACCGAACCAGGCGCAGTCGGCGACATTCGGGAAACCTCTGTCGAATACTTTGACAATCTTGGCACATCGGAAAACATCGCAGTTACATTTACCCCAACTGTACCTTCGGGCACTGCATCGTCCAACGAATGGACAATGACTTTGACTGATTCCGCGCAGCCTGGCGTCACAATCGGGGAATACACGTTGACCTTCGACGACACGCGCACATCAGGGGGCACATTGGCCTCGGTGGCGACCGTTGGGGGCGTAGGTGGCACATATGACCCCGCCACAGGCAGCTTCATCGTGAACGTCGAAGGCGGTCCAATGGAAATCAACATCGGACAAATTGGCGAAAGCGACGGGTTAACGCAGGTGTCTGATGACTTCGCGCCGGTATCGATCATCAAAGACGGATCACCTGTCGGCAATATGACCAGTGTTGAGGTGGATGCGAATGGGTACGTCCACGCATTCTTCGATACTGGGATCACCCGAACGATCTATCAGGTGCCATTGGTTGACTTGCCCAACCCCAACGGAATGGTCGCGCTCGACAATCAAACATATTTGCCCTCACCAGAAAGCGGGTCGTATTTTCTTTGGGACGCAGGTGATGGCCCGACAGGCGATGTGGTTTCCTTTGCAAGGGAAGAATCCGCAACAGACGTTGCAGGTGAATTGACAGCAATGATCCAAACACAACGGGCCTATTCTTCAAATGCCAAAGTCATCCAAACAGTGGATGAAATGCTGCAAGAAACAACGAACATCAAACGATAA
- the flgK gene encoding flagellar hook-associated protein FlgK encodes MTISGALNNAMSGLRATGRAAEVVSSNLSNALTPGYAKRMLELSPSIMGGNGGVRIDGIVRNVDPVLLADRQLASATFGNRSATAGFLDQLETMLGTPDDPNSLSARVADLGNSLITASSRPDAPERLGAALNSARDLATKINVAASEIQDARTQADRSIDAQVRRLNDALQELEDLNGMITSTFSQGGDAAALHDVRQKLVDEVSEMVPVRTVQRQYGSIALYTTGGSVLLDGSAAEVGFDPVNIVTPYMSEAAGSLSGLTVNDNPVQTGSERGSLRGGTLGAQFAIRDELAPQAQEKLDAVARDLIERFQDPAVDPTLGVGMAGLFTDGGTAFDPLDEVGLSDRISLNALVDPKQGGETWRLRDGIGAAAPGNVGDARLLQSLGDALETTRVPGSGGFGTGSYDANDLTASMMSTLAADRKNSDQQLSFASTQLQELTQLELADGVDSDEELRRLILIEQAYAANARIIETVDDMMQTILRI; translated from the coding sequence ATGACAATCAGTGGCGCTTTAAACAATGCGATGTCGGGCTTGCGTGCAACGGGGCGTGCAGCCGAAGTCGTGTCGTCGAACCTGTCAAACGCACTGACACCGGGATATGCAAAACGCATGCTGGAATTGTCTCCGTCGATCATGGGAGGCAACGGTGGTGTGCGCATTGATGGAATCGTGCGCAATGTCGATCCCGTGTTACTGGCGGATCGACAATTGGCCAGCGCGACTTTTGGCAATCGGAGCGCCACTGCGGGCTTTCTTGATCAGCTGGAAACGATGCTGGGTACGCCCGATGACCCGAATTCGTTGTCCGCAAGGGTCGCGGATTTGGGAAACAGTCTTATCACTGCATCAAGCCGCCCTGATGCCCCTGAACGCCTTGGTGCTGCCCTCAACAGTGCCCGTGATCTGGCAACCAAAATCAACGTAGCCGCGAGTGAAATTCAGGACGCCCGCACGCAAGCAGACCGATCCATAGACGCACAGGTCAGACGTCTGAACGATGCACTTCAAGAGCTTGAAGATCTCAACGGTATGATCACGTCAACCTTTTCTCAAGGTGGAGATGCTGCAGCCTTACATGACGTCCGCCAAAAACTTGTTGATGAAGTTAGCGAAATGGTCCCTGTACGCACCGTTCAACGCCAATACGGATCCATCGCACTTTACACCACAGGGGGCTCCGTTCTGTTAGACGGATCCGCCGCAGAGGTTGGCTTTGATCCCGTCAACATTGTGACCCCCTACATGTCCGAAGCGGCAGGTTCGCTTTCAGGTCTAACGGTCAACGATAACCCCGTCCAAACAGGATCGGAACGTGGGTCACTCCGCGGCGGGACATTGGGAGCTCAATTTGCAATTCGTGACGAACTTGCGCCTCAAGCACAGGAAAAGTTGGACGCCGTCGCAAGGGACTTGATTGAACGGTTTCAAGATCCAGCCGTGGACCCGACGCTTGGGGTCGGTATGGCAGGTCTTTTCACAGATGGCGGCACAGCCTTTGACCCTTTGGATGAAGTTGGCCTGTCCGACCGGATATCTTTAAATGCCCTGGTAGACCCCAAACAGGGGGGCGAAACATGGAGACTTAGGGATGGGATCGGGGCTGCAGCGCCTGGAAACGTAGGCGATGCACGCCTGCTTCAGTCTTTAGGTGACGCACTGGAGACAACAAGGGTCCCGGGATCCGGCGGGTTCGGAACTGGCAGCTATGACGCGAACGACTTAACTGCCTCCATGATGTCGACATTGGCGGCCGATCGTAAAAATTCGGACCAGCAACTCAGCTTCGCGTCCACACAATTGCAAGAGCTGACGCAGCTTGAATTGGCTGATGGTGTTGACAGCGACGAGGAGCTGCGCCGCTTGATTTTAATTGAACAAGCATATGCAGCAAATGCCCGAATTATCGAAACAGTCGACGACATGATGCAAACAATTCTGAGGATCTGA